Proteins from a genomic interval of Methanoplanus endosymbiosus:
- a CDS encoding YeeE/YedE family protein, which translates to MLSDYHKNRTFQLILGLITGIAFGIFLQKGGVTYYDVILGQLLLTDFTVVKLMVTAILVGMPGVYLLIHLKHAKLHINIGSVSTIVIGGLIFGAGFAVLGLCPGTVAGALGQGSLDAFFGIIGIMLGAGLFALIYPKIKENLLIYKKMSYTTVPEMLGIKPAYLIPVILILGAGFIYVLENLGL; encoded by the coding sequence ATGCTTTCGGATTATCACAAAAACAGGACATTCCAGCTGATTTTGGGGCTGATTACAGGCATAGCATTTGGAATCTTCCTGCAAAAGGGTGGTGTCACCTATTATGATGTCATTCTGGGACAGCTGCTCCTGACTGATTTTACGGTTGTCAAACTGATGGTGACTGCAATTCTTGTCGGGATGCCGGGAGTATATCTTCTGATTCACCTGAAACATGCAAAACTGCATATTAACATCGGTTCGGTATCAACTATTGTAATCGGCGGGCTGATATTCGGTGCCGGGTTTGCAGTACTTGGACTATGCCCGGGCACTGTCGCAGGTGCACTGGGGCAGGGTTCCCTTGATGCCTTCTTTGGCATAATAGGCATAATGCTCGGAGCAGGACTATTTGCACTCATCTATCCGAAGATAAAAGAAAACCTCCTCATATACAAAAAGATGAGCTATACAACAGTCCCGGAGATGCTTGGGATAAAACCTGCATACCTCATACCAGTCATACTGATTCTTGGGGCAGGTTTTATCTATGTTCTGGAGAACTTAGGATTATAA
- a CDS encoding YeeE/YedE family protein has protein sequence MLEILTAEQWSPYIAGAGIGVLSWISFAFADKPLGCSTSYLRAFGMIRGTFKKGKREDNPYYEKFVPGIDWQVMLVLGIIIGAFISAWTSGIFAISMVPDMFAVRFGDNALLRALFAAAGGILLGFGARFAGGCTSGHGISGITQMNITSILTVVFMFAGGIATAFVIYGVT, from the coding sequence ATGTTGGAAATTCTGACAGCAGAGCAGTGGTCACCCTACATCGCCGGTGCAGGAATTGGTGTATTAAGCTGGATATCATTTGCTTTTGCAGATAAACCACTTGGATGTTCCACTTCGTATTTAAGGGCATTTGGAATGATAAGAGGCACATTCAAAAAAGGGAAAAGAGAGGATAATCCTTACTATGAAAAATTTGTACCAGGCATAGACTGGCAGGTCATGCTTGTCCTCGGAATAATCATAGGCGCATTCATCTCAGCCTGGACATCCGGCATCTTTGCCATATCCATGGTGCCTGATATGTTTGCGGTCAGATTTGGCGACAACGCTCTTCTAAGGGCACTCTTCGCTGCTGCCGGGGGAATACTTCTGGGATTCGGAGCGAGATTTGCCGGAGGGTGCACAAGCGGGCATGGAATATCCGGAATTACACAGATGAATATTACAAGCATTCTGACCGTTGTATTCATGTTTGCCGGAGGAATTGCCACAGCATTTGTCATATACGGAGTTACCTGA
- a CDS encoding ArsR/SmtB family transcription factor, translated as MTSADYESYGDDVPREIIEEIEARGGIEGIKMSLPDDECSENQAIMHRACTDPVRLKILALLSGGPLCVCAIKDALELPDSKLSYHLNVLKKAGLISGRQKYRWIIYSLTEQGEIWTGCVCRSRDAVSAGQKI; from the coding sequence ATGACTTCTGCTGATTATGAAAGCTATGGAGATGATGTCCCACGGGAAATAATTGAGGAAATTGAGGCCAGAGGTGGCATTGAGGGTATAAAAATGAGCCTGCCGGATGATGAATGCTCTGAAAATCAGGCGATAATGCACAGGGCCTGCACCGATCCTGTGCGCCTTAAGATACTGGCGCTCCTGAGCGGAGGGCCGCTCTGTGTCTGTGCAATAAAGGATGCCCTTGAGCTTCCGGATTCAAAACTGTCATACCACCTCAATGTCTTAAAAAAAGCCGGTCTGATCTCCGGAAGGCAGAAATACCGCTGGATTATTTACAGTCTTACTGAACAGGGAGAGATCTGGACCGGATGCGTATGCCGCAGCCGTGATGCTGTCAGTGCCGGACAAAAGATCTGA
- a CDS encoding DUF128 domain-containing protein gives MDNVPLKFVNHKIEENATKVTYRPAENTGTVIYNLSLIDSADYEFAVGIFREAFRAGLVVSDRVSFLKEGDEIESYKIPEGKTGICTICSMTLDSLLLRKGIPINPIGGGMVEIENMVPRRFTAMLKYEYTTIDPISVMISQGNTKVNEVIKNGNGSITGNIREFHMEAESTVFGVIEELNSSGFTGVLDVGAPNTSLLGVPVTPNYQGFAMIGGTNPVAAIIESGRSAEVRSMKGLIDIGKINYLSDY, from the coding sequence ATGGATAATGTCCCGCTGAAATTTGTAAACCATAAGATTGAGGAGAATGCCACAAAGGTCACATACAGGCCTGCTGAAAATACCGGTACAGTAATATACAATCTTTCGCTGATTGACAGTGCTGACTACGAATTTGCGGTTGGCATTTTCAGGGAAGCCTTCAGGGCCGGACTTGTAGTGAGTGACAGGGTTTCATTTTTAAAAGAGGGAGATGAGATTGAATCATATAAAATTCCGGAGGGTAAGACCGGCATATGTACAATATGCAGTATGACACTTGATTCTCTGCTTCTCAGAAAAGGTATTCCTATAAATCCCATTGGCGGTGGCATGGTTGAAATTGAAAATATGGTTCCCAGACGGTTCACTGCAATGCTGAAATATGAATATACCACCATTGATCCGATTTCGGTTATGATCTCGCAGGGTAATACAAAGGTGAATGAGGTAATTAAAAACGGCAATGGTTCAATCACCGGAAATATCAGGGAATTTCATATGGAAGCCGAAAGTACGGTCTTTGGTGTTATTGAGGAGCTGAATTCATCCGGATTTACGGGTGTCCTCGATGTCGGTGCACCTAATACGTCACTGCTTGGTGTGCCGGTCACTCCGAACTATCAGGGCTTTGCAATGATAGGCGGCACAAATCCGGTTGCGGCAATTATTGAGTCCGGCAGAAGTGCTGAAGTCAGGTCAATGAAGGGCCTGATTGATATTGGTAAGATAAATTATCTCTCTGATTACTGA
- a CDS encoding DUF128 domain-containing protein, with product MSFVRSERKCIEILRILKDYQEPVGAKRLSEMMAARGFVLTDRAVQYYLSYLDDTGFTRKIGNRGRVLTKAGIAESENALVDERVGFVISKLEKLAFRSNFDPETCTGNVAYNLSFVPEEEAEGVTKAFDDVIRSDYGFFTSYKIIDSDPRIPKGHVGFITVCSVTMDGILQKNGIPVRMAFGGTMKVRDNRPMGFTELIGYRGTTVDPLMLFINSGMTSISETTQTGNGTMLANVREIPESSEVSVMSIAASMQKAGFRFPVTTGCGVMNVRPDPYRTSIIAYSGMNLIGCGIERGYNIKTEIGAGNISYSKFEFK from the coding sequence ATGAGTTTTGTCAGATCTGAGAGAAAATGTATTGAAATATTAAGGATTCTGAAAGATTACCAGGAACCTGTCGGAGCAAAAAGACTCTCTGAGATGATGGCAGCACGGGGTTTTGTACTGACAGACAGGGCAGTGCAGTATTACCTGAGTTATCTTGACGATACAGGATTTACAAGAAAGATAGGAAACAGAGGCCGGGTTCTTACAAAAGCCGGAATCGCAGAATCTGAAAATGCCCTTGTGGATGAAAGGGTGGGATTTGTAATATCAAAGCTTGAAAAACTTGCATTCCGGAGCAATTTTGACCCGGAAACCTGCACAGGAAATGTTGCATACAACCTCTCCTTTGTTCCTGAAGAAGAGGCAGAAGGAGTCACAAAAGCATTTGATGATGTAATCAGATCAGATTACGGATTCTTTACATCATATAAAATAATTGACAGTGATCCAAGGATACCCAAGGGCCACGTTGGTTTCATCACTGTATGCAGTGTAACAATGGATGGCATCCTCCAGAAGAACGGCATTCCTGTGCGAATGGCATTCGGAGGCACAATGAAAGTCAGGGATAACAGACCAATGGGCTTTACTGAGCTGATTGGATACCGGGGAACGACAGTGGACCCGCTGATGCTCTTTATAAATTCCGGCATGACTTCTATCAGTGAAACCACACAGACAGGAAACGGAACAATGCTTGCAAATGTGCGCGAAATTCCTGAAAGTTCTGAGGTATCAGTAATGTCAATTGCAGCCTCAATGCAGAAAGCAGGATTCAGATTTCCGGTGACAACCGGCTGCGGAGTGATGAATGTCAGGCCGGATCCTTACAGAACCTCAATAATAGCATATTCCGGAATGAACCTGATTGGCTGTGGAATTGAGAGAGGATACAATATTAAAACCGAGATCGGTGCAGGAAATATTTCATATTCTAAATTTGAATTTAAGTGA